A window of Variovorax paradoxus genomic DNA:
AGATGCGCTTGAGCAGGCCATGGGGCTCGGGCGGCAGCGCGATCACTTCCGTCTGCGCGACCGTCACGATGTGCAGGCCGCCGAGAAAGCGCTCTTCGTCGGCGCGGATGGCCGTAGCCAGTTCGCCGTCGGTGAAGGCCTGGGTCGCCTGCGCGGCGGCGTCGAAGCGCAGCTGCGAAAAGCCGTCGAAGTCCCACGGCCCGCGCGCGAAGTCGATGCCGCGTTGCAGCCGGTCGACCACCAGGTTCTGCCGGTAGCCGCGCAGCGTGGGCAGTTGCGCCACCAGCGGGCCGTGCCGGTCGCGCCAGTGGCTGCGGAAGGCTTCGTCGGTCCAGTCGGGCTTCTTGCGGATCAGGCCCATGCGCAGGGTGGCGGGGGTCGTCGTCGATTCGGTCATTGCGTGCTTGTCTCCTGGTTGTTGTTGGATGCCGCCGCCGCTTCGGCCCGCGCACGCGCCAGGCCCGGGGCGCGCTTGGCCAGCCACACGCCGTGGCGCACGGGCCAGCGTTGGTAGCCGGGGTCCGCGCCGAGCGCGGCGGCCGCGTGGTGCGGCCAGTAGGGGTCGAAGAGCGCCTCGCGCCCGAGCGCGATCAGGTCGGCGTCGCCGGCGGCGAGCACGGCTTCGGCCTGCTCGGCGTCGACGATCATTCCCACGGCCTGCGTGGGCACCTGCGCCTCGCGCCGGATGCGCGCCGAGAACGGCACCTGGAAGCCCAGCCCGCGCGGCACCGGCAGCGCGCGCGTCTCTTCGGTGAGGCCGCCCGACGAGCAATCGATCACGTCGACGCCGCAGCGCTTGAGCTCGCGCGCGAGCACCACGGAATCGTCGAGGCTCCAGCCGTCGAGCGTGCCGTCCACCGCCGACAGGCGGCAGAACAGCGGCTTGTGCGCCGGCCATGCGGCGCGCACGCGCTGCGCGATTTCCAGCGCGAGCCACATGCGGTTGTCGCGGCTGCCGCCGAGCGCGTCGCCACGGTGGTTGGCGTTGGACGACAGAAAACTCGCGACGAGGTAGCCGTGCCCGAAGTGCAGCTCGACCACGTCGAAGCCCGCCTTGTCGGCGCGCAGCGTCGCGTCGACGAAATGCTTCACGACCGAGGCGACGCCGTTGGCGTCGAGCGCGCGCGGCGCCGACCAGCCCGGCCCGGCCGCGAGGGCGCTGGGCCCGAGGCGCTCCCATGGCTCTTCGTCGGCGGCCATGCGCGCGTCATCGAGCGCCGCGCCGCCTTCCCACAGCGGCTCGCTGCCGGCCTTGCGGCCCGCATGCGCCAGTTGCACGCCGATGGCGCTGCCCTGCGCATGCACGAAGTCGACCACGGCCTTCAGCGGCGCGATCTGGTTGTCGTTCCACAGGCCGAGGTCGGCCGTGCCGATGCGCCCGCGCGGATCGACCGCCGTGCTTTCGGTGAGGATCAGCCCCGCCCCGCCGAGCGCGAACTTGCCCAGGTGCACCATGTGCCACGGCGTGGCATGGCCGCGCTCGGCGGCGTGCTGGCACATGGGCGAGATGACGACGCGGTTGGCCAGCGTGAGGCCGCGCAGTTGCAAAGGCTGGAACAGCAGGGGAAGAGAGTCGGACATGAATGGCAGGAATCAGGGCGCGGTGGTAGTCGCGGCGGGCCGCGTGCCGAGCCAGGTGCCGCTCATCACGGCGACGAAGCCGAAGAGGTGCCACCACGTCAGCACTTCGCCCAGCAGCAGCGCCGCGAAGGCGACGCCGAACACCGGCACCCAGTAGAGAAAGACGGCCGTGCGCGCCACGCCGATGACGGAGATCGCACGGTTCCAGATGAGGTTGCCGGCCGCCGTGGCGGCAATGCCGGAGAACAGCACCAGCGCCCACGGCCATGCGCCGGGGAACAGCTCGGCGGTGCCCAGCCGCGAAGGGCCGAGCAAGGTATGCAGCACCAGCATGGCGGTGCCGATCATGTAGATCACCCAGCTGATCGACAGCGGATCGATCTGCCGCGCGAGCCGCTGCACGCCCACGCCGCCCACGGCGAAGCTCACCACCGCCAGCGCCAGCATCAGGTCGCCGATGCCGGCGCGCGAAAGGCCCGCGCCGGGGTGGCTCAGCACCACGGCCGCCACGCCCGCGAAGCCCAGCGCCACGCCCAGCATGCGCCGGGGCGTGAAGCGCTCGCGGAACACCAGCGCGGCCATGAGCGCCGACACCAGCGGGCTCAGCGCCATGATGAGCGCGCCGTTGGTGGCGGTGGAGCGCAGCAGGCCCTGCGCGAACAGGATCTGGTTGGCGTAGACCATGAGGAACGCGCAGCCCGTCATGGCCGCAAGCTGCCGCGCGCCGAGCGCGGGCACGCCGCCCCGGCGCCACAGCACGATGGCCGACAGCGCCAGGCATGCCACCACCATGCGCAGCGAGGCCAGCGGCAGCGACTCGAAGGACGTGGTGAGCGCCTTCACGGCGGACACGTTCACGCCCCACAGCACCATCGCCAGGAGCATCCAGCCCTGCACGGCGGCGGGTGTCGCGCCGGGTGCCGGCGCGGGTGCGCGCGCGGCGGAGGTGGGTGTCACATCAGCCTTCGAGTTCGTTCCACATCTCGATGTCGCGCTCCGCGGTCCAGATGCGCGGATGCACATAACCGGTGGCCTCGTCGTACGCGCGGGTCACGTCGAAGGGCATGCAGTGGTCGAAGATCACCCAGTGGCCGTAGGTGGGGCGCAGCGCGGCCACGGTTTCCTTGTAGATCGCGTTCAGCGTCTTGCCCTGGGCCACGCCGTTGTTGACCAGCGTGTACACGTCGGAGATGAAAGCGCGCGTGGAAGCGATGGCCTTGCGCACGTCGGCGGCGTTCTCCAGCGCGGCGCCGCGGCCGGGCACCAGCTTCTCGAAGCCGAAGCCCGCGAGGCGGTCGAGCGTGGTGGGCCAGTCGCGGAAGTAGCAGTCGCCGGCGTAGGCGGTGCTCTGGTATTCGACGAGGTCGCCCGCGAAGCAGATCTTCTGGTCTTCCAGGTAGGCGATGGTGTCGCCCTTGGTGTGGCCGCGG
This region includes:
- a CDS encoding EthD family reductase, with amino-acid sequence MTESTTTPATLRMGLIRKKPDWTDEAFRSHWRDRHGPLVAQLPTLRGYRQNLVVDRLQRGIDFARGPWDFDGFSQLRFDAAAQATQAFTDGELATAIRADEERFLGGLHIVTVAQTEVIALPPEPHGLLKRISLLRRPAAQSEEDFRREWRVHADHVRRMPGVSGYRQNVVTAREFVKGTPCGYPELPIDGIVELWFENTDTLNAAFASPQGQVTMAHALTFLAEITAFVVEEHRVV
- a CDS encoding DMT family transporter: MTPTSAARAPAPAPGATPAAVQGWMLLAMVLWGVNVSAVKALTTSFESLPLASLRMVVACLALSAIVLWRRGGVPALGARQLAAMTGCAFLMVYANQILFAQGLLRSTATNGALIMALSPLVSALMAALVFRERFTPRRMLGVALGFAGVAAVVLSHPGAGLSRAGIGDLMLALAVVSFAVGGVGVQRLARQIDPLSISWVIYMIGTAMLVLHTLLGPSRLGTAELFPGAWPWALVLFSGIAATAAGNLIWNRAISVIGVARTAVFLYWVPVFGVAFAALLLGEVLTWWHLFGFVAVMSGTWLGTRPAATTTAP
- a CDS encoding NADH:flavin oxidoreductase/NADH oxidase, with the protein product MSDSLPLLFQPLQLRGLTLANRVVISPMCQHAAERGHATPWHMVHLGKFALGGAGLILTESTAVDPRGRIGTADLGLWNDNQIAPLKAVVDFVHAQGSAIGVQLAHAGRKAGSEPLWEGGAALDDARMAADEEPWERLGPSALAAGPGWSAPRALDANGVASVVKHFVDATLRADKAGFDVVELHFGHGYLVASFLSSNANHRGDALGGSRDNRMWLALEIAQRVRAAWPAHKPLFCRLSAVDGTLDGWSLDDSVVLARELKRCGVDVIDCSSGGLTEETRALPVPRGLGFQVPFSARIRREAQVPTQAVGMIVDAEQAEAVLAAGDADLIALGREALFDPYWPHHAAAALGADPGYQRWPVRHGVWLAKRAPGLARARAEAAAASNNNQETSTQ